From a single Nakaseomyces glabratus chromosome F, complete sequence genomic region:
- the NCA2 gene encoding Nca2p (CAGL0F04851g~Ortholog(s) have role in aerobic respiration, mRNA metabolic process and mitochondrial outer membrane localization) → MIIDSQVVLKLDAIDKQLSQALQVLLVQGIEDSQQLQSLQRSLYSIKKIVDDLVNRLSRQNSTKVYIDLQKVLDTLENACIDTLGDSKVLDLFKNALVQYTIVIAYYDLLSDSLVSLPQAYDALDYYNSISASRAKSWYYGLQCMVPRFIKHSYENKTELLRPRMDLIMLRNFQFVGIAKHRNELLTKPWRYLNVLVHLPLSVIRDDLSKKLAVETELVNEHTIKLGELLDDFNSSIDTNEDMDNHISRLSSHLNVEGQPVDSLTRLKLIVLNIKELQEQKPNTLVKKPNFISRNWPVLLVGLLYGPSSIIAVWQSRYKILEFLQHNVVDFVTGLMYNWVYTPLKQVWATVRHDEGSAISVTSQSTLDSEMSSLSRMIVSFVVENSDHRELINENQLISQVEHGDLTQFLKIYETQLSHPIKNIVTGSLVRSLLIQVQKTKVDGSLALNGIDKMLKSQQLVFGILAMSPALAIIYTSFVALKRFVKLGSVWSNIQKYKYRISVSLNNIERIINDFKDTETGAISKGKDEYLKEGLLLIEISTLHELGKKIVPKKRISEWCRDVQELMTHSKSSRQTHLNVVNRIYHVYGRYL, encoded by the coding sequence ATGATTATCGATAGCCAAGTGGTGTTGAAGCTCGACGCAATAGACAAGCAATTGTCACAGGCTTTGCAAGTGCTGCTGGTGCAAGGCATCGAGGACTCACAGCAGTTGCAATCCTTGCAACGGTCCTTGTACTCAATAAAGAAGATCGTGGATGATCTGGTAAATAGACTCTCGAGACAGAACAGCACAAAAGTTTACATCGACTTACAAAAAGTACTCGATACCCTTGAAAATGCCTGTATTGACACTCTGGGGGATTCTAAAGTGCTCGACTTGTTCAAGAACGCACTCGTGCAGTACACTATAGTGATCGCCTACTATGACCTGCTGTCGGACTCGCTCGTCTCTCTGCCACAGGCGTACGACGCTCTGGACTACTATAACAGCATATCGGCCTCCAGAGCGAAGTCCTGGTACTACGGGTTGCAGTGCATGGTGCCTAGGTTCATAAAACATAGCTACGAGAACAAGACTGAGCTGCTCAGACCCAGAATGGACTTGATAATGCTGAGAAACTTCCAGTTTGTCGGGATCGCTAAGCACAGGAATGAGCTGCTCACAAAGCCTTGGAGATACCTAAACGTGTTGGTGCATTTGCCATTGTCTGTCATCAGAGATGACTTGTCAAAAAAGCTGGCCGTAGAGACCGAGCTGGTCAACGAACACACCATTAAACTGGGCGAACTATTAGACGATTTCAATAGCTCTATCGACACAAATGAAGACATGGACAATCATATCTCCCGTTTATCTTCGCACCTTAACGTCGAAGGCCAGCCCGTTGATTCGTTAACAAGATTGAAACTAATAGTTTTGAATATTAAGGAACTGCAGGAACAGAAACCCAATACTCTGGTAAAGAAGCCCAATTTTATCTCCAGGAACTGGCCTGTTTTACTTGTGGGGCTATTGTATGGACCATCATCAATCATCGCAGTGTGGCAATCGAGATACAAGATCTTGGAGTTTCTCCAACATAATGTTGTAGATTTCGTGACAGGGCTTATGTACAATTGGGTATACACCCCATTGAAACAGGTCTGGGCAACAGTGAGACATGATGAAGGCAGTGCTATCTCAGTGACATCGCAAAGCACTTTGGACTCGGAAATGAGTTCCTTGAGCAGAATGATTGTTAGCTTTGTTGTGGAGAACAGTGACCACAGAGAGTTGATTAACGAAAATCAACTAATTTCTCAGGTTGAGCATGGAGATTTGACGCAGTTCTTGAAAATTTACGAGACTCAGCTTTCCCACCCTATTAAGAACATAGTTACTGGTTCATTGGTTCGTTCACTACTGATCCAAGTGCAGAAGACGAAAGTTGATGGCTCATTAGCATTGAATGGTATTGACAAGATGCTAAAATCGCAGCAGTTGGTATTTGGAATTCTGGCTATGTCACCTGCGTTGGCGATCATCTACACATCATTTGTGGCTTTGAAACGTTTCGTCAAGCTTGGCTCCGTGTGGTCCAATATACAAAAGTATAAGTACAGGATCAGTGTGAGTTTAAACAACATAGAGCGTATCATCAATGATTTCAAGGATACTGAAACTGGCGCAATTAGTAAAGGCAAGGACGAGTACTTAAAGGAAGGGCTGTTGTTAATTGAAATATCTACATTGCATGAGTTagggaaaaaaattgtCCCTAAGAAAAGAATCTCTGAGTGGTGTAGAGACGTACAGGAACTAATGACACATTCAAAGTCTTCCAGGCAGACCCATCTCAATGTCGTTAACCGTATATATCATGTGTATGGGagatatttataa
- the GPH1 gene encoding glycogen phosphorylase (CAGL0F04895g~Ortholog(s) have glycogen phosphorylase activity, role in glycogen catabolic process, response to heat and cell surface, cytoplasm, hyphal cell wall localization), whose product MSPTSSSTTNDMITEEPSNHRQVPRLTRRLTGFLPQEIKSIDATIPLKSRALWNKHQVKKFEKPDDFQDRFIDHVETTLGRSLYNCDELAAYEATSMSIRDNMIIDWNKTQQKLTTRDPKRVYYLSLEFLMGRALDNALINMDNGEDKANEQPRKVIKGALDELGFKLEDVLDQEPDAGLGNGGLGRLAACFVDSMATENIPAWGYGLRYQYGIFAQKIINGYQVETPDYWLNFGNAWEIERNEVQIPVTFYGYVDRDGKDTTTLSPSQWIGGERVLAVAYDFPVPGFKTSTVNNLRLWQARPTTEFDFAKFNNGDYKNSVGEQQRAESITAVLYPNDNFAQGKELRLKQQYFWCAASLHDILRRFKKSKRPWSEFPDQVAIQLNDTHPTLAVVELQRVLVDLEKLDWHEAWDIVTKTFSYTNHTVMQEALEKWPVGLFGHLLPRHLEIIYDINWFFLQDVAKKFPKDVDLLSRISIIEESSNERHIRMAYLAIVGSHKVNGVAELHSELIKTTIFKDFVKFFGPSKFTNVTNGITPRRWLKQANPKLAELISEILKDPSEDYLLDMAKLTELNKYAEDPEFQQKWNEIKQYNKLRLADLIKRENDGVDLIDRAHISDTLFDIQVKRIHEYKRQQLNVFGVVHRYLAIKEMLRNGASLAEVEKRYPRKVSIFGGKSAPGYYMAKLIIKLINSVGDVINNDKEIGDLLKIIFIAEYNVSKAEIIIPASDLSEHISTAGTEASGTSNMKFVMNGGLIIGTVDGANVEITREIGEDNIFLFGNLAENVEDLRYNHQYNGHEIPESLSKVLEYIESGELTPENPNEFKPLVDSIKQHGDYYLVSDDFESYLTTQDLVDEVFHSQKKEWIKKSILSVANCGFFSSDRCIEEYADTIWNAEPVKP is encoded by the coding sequence ATGTCGCCAACTTCCTCCAGTACTACTAATGACATGATCACTGAAGAACCTAGCAACCATCGTCAAGTACCTCGTCTAACGAGGAGATTGACAGGTTTCTTGCCTCAGGAGATCAAGTCTATCGATGCAACTATTCCATTGAAGTCTCGTGCTTTGTGGAACAAGCATCAAGTTAAGAAGTTTGAGAAACCAGATGACTTCCAGGATAGATTCATTGACCATGTTGAAACTACATTGGGTCGTTCTCTGTATAACTGTGATGAATTGGCTGCTTACGAAGCCACTTCGATGAGTATCAGGGACAACATGATTATTGACTGGAACAAGACTCAACAAAAATTAACCACCAGAGATCCAAAGAGAGTTTACTATCTGTCCTTGGAATTTTTGATGGGTAGAGCTTTGGATAATGCTTTGATTAATATGGATAACGGTGAAGACAAAGCCAACGAACAACCAAGAAAGGTAATCAAAGGTGCTTTGGATGAGCTTGGATTCAAGCTAGAAGACGTTCTTGATCAAGAACCTGATGCCGGTTTAGGTAATGGTGGTCTTGGTCGTCTTGCTGCCTGTTTTGTTGACTCTATGGCCACCGAAAACATTCCAGCTTGGGGTTACGGTCTGCGTTATCAATATGGTATCTTTGCTCAAAAGATTATAAATGGTTACCAAGTTGAAACACCAGACTATTGGCTAAACTTCGGTAACGCCTGGGAAATTGAACGTAATGAAGTTCAAATACCAGTCACGTTCTACGGTTATGTTGATAGAGATGGCAAAGACACTACTACGCTATCGCCATCCCAATGGATTGGTGGTGAAAGAGTTCTTGCGGTCGCCTATGACTTCCCAGTTCCGGGCTTTAAGACCTCTACCGTCAACAACTTGAGACTATGGCAGGCTAGACCAACCACTGAATTTGATTTCGCCAAATTCAACAACGGTGACTATAAAAACTCTGTCGGTGAGCAGCAACGTGCTGAATCTATCACAGCCGTTCTATATCCAAACGATAACTTTGCCCAAGGTAAGGAATTGAGATTGAAGCAGCAATATTTCTGGTGTGCCGCCTCTCTACATGATATCCTGAGAAGATTCAAGAAATCTAAAAGACCATGGAGTGAATTCCCTGACCAAGTCGCTATTCAACTAAATGACACTCACCCAACCTTAGCTGTTGTTGAGTTACAAAGAGTCTTGGTTGATTTGGAAAAGCTCGACTGGCACGAAGCCTGGGATATTGTTACTAAGACTTTCTCCTACACCAACCACACTGTTATGCAAGAAGCTTTGGAAAAGTGGCCAGTCGGCTTATTCGGTCACCTGTTGCCTAGACATCTTGAAATCATTTATGACATTAACTGGTTCTTCTTGCAAGACGTGGCTAAGAAGTTCCCTAAAGATGTTGATCTATTGTCTAGAATCTCCATCATTGAAGAGAGCAGCAATGAAAGACACATCAGAATGGCATACTTGGCTATTGTCGGTTCTCACAAGGTCAACGGTGTTGCTGAGTTGCACTCCGAATTGATTAAAACTACCATTTTCAAGGACTTCGTCAAATTCTTTGGCCCATCTAAGTTCACTAATGTTACCAATGGTATCACACCAAGAAGATGGTTGAAGCAAGCCAATCCAAAACTTGCCGAATTAATTAGCGAGATTTTGAAGGACCCAAGTGAAGACTACTTGCTTGACATGGCTAAACTAACAGAGCTTAATAAGTATGCCGAAGACCCAGAATTCCAACAAAAATGGAATGAAATTAAGCAATACAACAAATTGAGATTGGCTGATTTAATTAAGAGAGAGAATGACGGTGTTGATTTGATTGACAGAGCCCATATTTCTGATACTTTGTTTGACATTCAAGTCAAGCGTATTCACGAATATAAGCGTCAACAATTGAACGTatttggtgttgttcaccGTTATTTAGCCATTAAAGAAATGCTAAGGAATGGCGCTTCCTTGGCTGAAGTTGAAAAGAGATATCCACGTAAGGTCTCCATTTTTGGTGGTAAGAGTGCTCCAGGCTATTACATGGCTAAATTAATCATTAAATTGATCAACTCTGTTGGTGACGTGATCAACAATGATAAAGAGATTGGTGATTTGCTAAAGatcattttcattgctGAATACAATGTCTCGAAGGCCGAAATCATCATTCCTGCTAGTGATTTGAGTGAACACATTTCTACTGCTGGTACTGAAGCTTCTGGTACCTCAAATATGAAGTTTGTAATGAACGGTGGTTTGATCATTGGTACTGTTGACGGTGCTAATGTTGAAATCACTAGAGAAATTGGCGAAGATAACATTTTCTTGTTCGGTAACCTAGCAGAAAATGTTGAAGATTTGAGATACAACCACCAATACAATGGCCATGAGATTCCTGAATCTCTATCAAAGGTTCTTGAATATATCGAAAGTGGCGAACTAACCCCAGAAAATCCAAATGAATTTAAACCATTGGTTGACAGCATTAAGCAACATGGCGATTACTACTTGGTCAGTGATGATTTCGAATCTTACCTAACTACTCAAGATCTTGTTGACGAAGTTTTCCACTCCCAAAAGAAGGAATGGATCAAGAAGAGTATTTTAAGTGTAGCCAACTGTGGTTTCTTCTCCAGTGACCGTTGTATTGAAGAGTATGCTGACACGATTTGGAATGCCGAACCAGTCAAGCCATAA
- the KRE6 gene encoding beta-glucan synthesis-associated protein KRE6 (CAGL0F04873g~Ortholog(s) have glucosidase activity and role in (1->6)-beta-D-glucan biosynthetic process, cell separation after cytokinesis, fungal-type cell wall organization) yields the protein MTVRNLTGRDYRSSRSSSFDNNTGNPFLASEEENDDDRSSSSFIHYDRDASRQAALEGLDGQRHVSDYKGYYSKNNTAQNLNTGNGNTPNLDNSKRYFSQTSLNTGLTRNDILSPPEFDRYPLVGSRVASSTQLHQQAYSSSPVPRMASSPDNSGSSFSSTNNNTFLGEQDFSPFGGYPASSFPLLMEEKEDDDYLHNPDPEEEARLDRKRFSNDFKYMDKRSAGGLAGVLFLFIGLGCLFILLPALTYTGVTEHAKPVVQEILSAYQYPQLSAIRTKLVDPDTPQSALSRQARDGSYWKLVFSDEFNAEGRTFYDGEDQFWTAPDIHYDATKDLEWYSPDASTTRNGTLQLRMDAFKNHNLYYRSGMLQSWNKLCFTQGAIEVSANLPNYGRVSGLWPGLWTMGNLGRPGYLGSTDGVWPYSYSSCDAGITPNQSSPDGISYLPGQRLSVCTCDGEEHPNQGTGRGAPEIDILEGATDTVLGVGTASQSYQVAPFDIWYIPDYDFIEIHNFTTTTMNTYCGGPFQQAISAVTTLNTSWYQYGEGSGYYQKFAIEFLNDDEDGYIQWYVGDKATWTLMNTALHANGNIDNRHVSKEPMSIILNLGISNNWAYIDWQMIYFPVTMSIDYVRIYQPNNSVSVTCDPPDYPTYDYIKDHPIVYNDANVTKWNLAGYSTPKNILTGNCKSSKFKLSS from the coding sequence ATGACTGTTAGAAATTTGACAGGACGTGATTACCGTTCCTCCAggtcttcttcatttgatAACAACACGGGCAATCCGTTTCTGGCgagtgaagaagagaacGATGACGATAGAAgttcttcctctttcatCCATTACGACAGGGATGCGTCTCGACAAGCGGCGCTAGAGGGCCTTGACGGTCAGCGCCATGTGTCCGATTACAAAGGTTACTACTCTAAGAATAACACTGCTCAAAACTTGAATACGGGCAATGGCAACACTCCCAACCTGGACAACAGCAAGAGATACTTTTCACAGACGTCTCTGAACACTGGTCTTACAAGAAATGACATCTTGTCCCCTCCTGAATTTGATAGATATCCATTGGTTGGTTCGAGAGTTGCCTCCTCTACCCAGTTACACCAGCAGGCATACTCATCTTCTCCGGTGCCTCGCATGGCTTCATCGCCTGATAACTCTGGATCCTCTTTTTCCTCTACTAACAATAATACTTTCTTAGGTGAACAGGATTTCTCTCCCTTTGGTGGCTATCCTGCTTCATCTTTCCCACTACTGatggaagaaaaagaagatgacgatTACTTACATAACCCAGACCCTGAAGAGGAGGCTAGACTGGACAGAAAGAGATTTTCCAACGACTTCAAGTACATGGATAAGAGATCCGCCGGTGGTCTTGCGGGTGTTCTTTTCCTATTCATCGGGCTGGGATGTTTGTTCATCCTACTGCCAGCATTAACCTACACAGGTGTCACTGAACACGCTAAGCCAGTGGTACAAGAAATCTTGTCCGCTTACCAGTATCCACAATTGTCAGCAATAAGAACTAAGCTGGTGGACCCAGACACACCTCAATCAGCTCTGTCAAGACAGGCAAGAGATGGTTCATACTGGAAGCTGGTATTCTCAGATGAATTTAATGCAGAGGGAAGAACATTTTATGACGGTGAAGACCAATTCTGGACCGCTCCTGATATCCACTACGATGCCACTAAGGATTTGGAATGGTATTCCCCTGATGCATCAACTACACGCAACGGTACTCTACAACTAAGAATGGATGCTTTCAAAAACCACAACTTATACTACAGATCTGGTATGTTACAAAGTTGGAACAAACTATGTTTTACACAAGGTGCCATCGAAGTCTCAGCTAATTTGCCTAACTACGGTCGTGTATCTGGTCTATGGCCTGGTCTATGGACTATGGGTAACCTGGGTAGACCTGGTTACTTAGGTTCTACTGATGGTGTTTGGCCATATTCGTATTCTTCTTGTGATGCAGGTATCACACCAAACCAAAGTTCGCCGGATGGTATCTCGTACTTACCGGGCCAAAGATTAAGTGTCTGTACTTGTGATGGTGAGGAACATCCAAACCAAGGTACCGGTAGAGGTGCTCCTGAAATCGATATTCTTGAAGGTGCTACCGATACAGTCTTAGGTGTAGGTACAGCATCCCAATCCTACCAAGTTGCACCATTTGATATCTGGTATATTCCAGACTATGACTTCATTGAGATTCACAATTTCACTACAACCACTATGAATACTTATTGTGGTGGTCCATTCCAACAGGCTATTTCTGCTGTGACCACTTTAAACACTTCATGGTATCAGTATGGTGAAGGATCTGGATATTACCAGAAATTTGCAATTGAATTCTTGAACGACGATGAGGATGGATATATCCAATGGTATGTCGGTGACAAGGCCACTTGGACTTTAATGAACACAGCTTTACACGCCAATGGTAACATTGATAATAGACACGTCAGTAAAGAGCCTATGTCCATCATTTTGAACTTAGGTATCTCCAATAACTGGGCTTACATTGATTGGCAAATGATCTACTTCCCGGTAACCATGTCTATTGACTATGTCAGAATATATCAACCAAACAACAGTGTTAGTGTTACCTGTGATCCTCCTGATTATCCAACATACGATTACATCAAGGATCACCCAATTGTCTACAACGACGCTAATGTTACCAAGTGGAATCTGGCTGGCTACTCCACACcaaagaatatattgacTGGTAACTGTAAGAGCTCAAAGTTCAAGCTGTCCTCTTAG
- the PIN3 gene encoding Pin3p (CAGL0F04829g~Ortholog(s) have role in negative regulation of Arp2/3 complex-mediated actin nucleation and actin cortical patch, cytosol, nucleus localization): protein MSQSAINRSLNNIRNELDFLRESNVISEGCFKEIMMKLPSNGASPVPPPMSLEYVEALYDFQPQQDGDLAIRAGDKIQVLEKPSAEWYRGTVNGREGMFPSNYVRPAAAPSANLAPPAYDNPKLSPQPTVQSFQPPAQPIVAQPSPQPAYYQAPPQQVVVEQQPVQQSSAHNGLKSFGSKLGNAAIFGAGATLGSDLVNSIF from the coding sequence ATGTCGCAATCAGCTATCAACCGTTCTTTGAACAATATTAGAAATGAACTCGACTTTCTAAGAGAGTCTAATGTTATCTCCGAGGGCTGTTTCAAAGAGATTATGATGAAACTGCCTTCTAATGGTGCTAGCCCAGTACCTCCACCAATGTCCCTGGAATACGTCGAAGCTCTGTACGATTTCCAGCCCCAACAAGACGGTGACCTGGCCATCAGAGCAGGTGACAAGATCCAAGTCCTGGAAAAGCCTTCCGCTGAATGGTACCGTGGTACAGTTAACGGCCGTGAAGGTATGTTCCCATCTAACTACGTGAGACCAGCCGCTGCACCATCAGCTAACTTGGCTCCTCCAGCTTACGACAACCCCAAACTATCCCCACAACCAACAGTACAATCTTTCCAGCCACCTGCACAACCGATCGTTGCTCAACCTTCACCACAACCTGCTTACTATCAAGCACCTCCACAACAAGTGGTAGTGGAACAACAGCCTGTGCAACAGAGCAGCGCACATAACGGTCTCAAGAGTTTTGGAAGTAAACTAGGTAACGCCGCCATCTTCGGTGCTGGTGCCACCTTAGGTTCTGATCTGGTGAACAGCATTTTCTGA
- the PIG1 gene encoding protein phosphatase regulator PIG1 (CAGL0F04917g~Putative regulatory subunit for protein phosphatase; gene is upregulated in azole-resistant strain): protein MGSIMYKRKSESLKNVRFAPELTTVRKFDSDSEPISISSSNQSSPELSFSNTQSNTLNIPEYNLPPILFNPVTNYSLGNDTPLGRSQKLFRLGVDDEDEDIDDNDADSFGDYTSTDSETDLGNLDGLDVDSFDIVDCNILDTNLVPFSQKYNLNHYRYDDVKDISKIETMIFNYLNGSNIKLHNLQKKTNKLKGLIYVNNLNFEKFIEVKFSFNNWKDIHYATATYNKSITDHIDEFRFTIDVMTFKYILKSKGLIYCDSYSNEDCTYCDLSMDLCCRYDVNNETYYDNNNYKNYHISMVVVTAPNSVGIQELRKTTSEPIMSTMSNSNQKRHNSSKHHSQQHSFQTDFLTTTTLSHNLFFHNNSYSRRFSDDTDYYNTSPLKHLYHNDTTLIKPTRINEVLNANELESPQDPNYDAGFLETHSYNYTNKPITTNYNSTAAYIQNTLGDMHFHDSMVEESKTGTGVDLKKVYKNNLNFQFLNSDEEESHNPLNASDLGNFNLQRNTRPKTPISILKNNNNFEDVESDVHPVVDLSKVRNFTLNPNNSSETLVIHNFATSDESSNQSYYSAENADDDVNCTSNNTSPSDTPSSEVASILNSGNSLDISSVSDDAELAGSEYLEAKGFQNTMGKLGYTDNMNTLHKNPLDYQSILNSYCFYEPRRESYNSTCYDGDDDYNNGNE, encoded by the coding sequence atggGTTCTATCATGTATAAACGCAAGTCGGAATCGCTGAAAAATGTTCGCTTTGCTCCGGAACTCACAACAGTGAGGAAGTTCGACTCTGACTCCGAACCTATCTCCATTTCGTCTAGTAACCAGAGCTCGCCTGAGTTATCGTTCTCAAACACACAAAGCAATACTCTGAACATCCCAGAATATAACCTTCCACCTATCTTGTTCAACCCAGTAACGAACTATTCTCTTGGGAATGACACCCCGCTGGGCAGGTCACAAAAATTGTTCCGGTTAGGTGTTGATGACGAGGATGAGGATATCGATGACAACGACGCTGATAGCTTCGGTGACTACACCAGCACTGATAGCGAAACTGACTTGGGTAATCTAGATGGCCTGGATGTAGACAGctttgatattgttgattGCAACATCCTGGACACGAACCTGGTACCTTTCTCGCAAAAGTATAACCTGAACCACTATAGGTATGACGATGTCAAGGATATATCTAAGATTGAGACCATGATATTCAACTATTTGAACGGCTCTAATATCAAGCTTCATAATTTACAGAAAAAGACTAACAAGCTCAAAGGGTTAATATATGTCAATAACTTGAATTTTGAGAAGTTCATTGAAGTTAAGTTCTCTTTCAATAACTGGAAAGATATTCATTACGCTACCGCTACATATAACAAGTCCATCACAGATCATATCGATGAGTTTAGATTCACAATAGATGTCATGACTTTCAAGTACATATTGAAATCGAAGGGATTGATATATTGTGACTCGTATTCAAATGAAGACTGCACATATTGTGATTTGTCGATGGATTTGTGTTGCCGCTATGATGTTAATAACGAAACCTATTATGACAAcaacaattacaaaaattatCATATTTCAATGGTTGTTGTAACAGCACCAAATTCTGTCGGGATTCAGGAACTGCGGAAGACCACTTCGGAGCCAATTATGAGCACAATGTCAAACTCTAATCAGAAAAGACATAACTCTTCCAAACATCATTCACAACAACATAGTTTCCAAACAGATTTTTTAACAACCACAACACTTTCACACAATTTATTCTTTCACAATAATTCATATTCTAGAAGGTTCAGTGATGACACTGACTATTACAATACATCCCCACTAAAGCATTTATATCATAACGACACAACTTTAATTAAGCCAACCCGTATTAATGAAGTCCTCAATGCCAATGAATTGGAAAGCCCACAGGATCCGAACTACGACGCTGGTTTTTTAGAAACACATTCCTACAATTATACCAACAAGCCTATCACAACTAACTATAACTCTACCGCTGCATATATTCAAAACACCCTTGGCGACATGCACTTTCATGACTCTATGGttgaagaatcaaaaacagGTACAGGGGTTGATTTAAAGAAAGTTTATAAAAACAATCTAAACTTCCAATTTCTAAattctgatgaagaagaatctCATAACCCGTTAAATGCTTCTGATTTAGGGAACTTTAACCTCCAAAGAAATACCCGACCAAAAACTCCAATATCGATTctgaaaaataataataactttGAAGATGTCGAATCAGATGTACATCCGGTTGTAGATTTAAGCAAGGTGAGAAATTTTACACTAAATCCAAATAATTCTTCAGAAACCTTAGTTATTCACAATTTTGCTACTAGCGATGAAAGCAGCAACCAAAGCTATTACAGTGCTGAAAATGCGGATGATGATGTCAACTGTACAAGCAACAATACATCACCTTCGGATACCCCAAGTAGCGAGGTTGCTTCAATTCTGAACTCTGGTAACTCATTGGACATAAGCAGCGTTAGTGATGACGCAGAACTTGCAGGAAGTGAATACTTGGAGGCTAAAGGTTTTCAAAATACGATGGGTAAACTTGGCTACACAGATAACATGAATACATTGCATAAAAATCCATTGGATTATCAGTCTATTTTGAATTCATATTGTTTTTACGAACCTAGACGAGAGTCTTATAATAGCACTTGTTATGATGGTGACGACGATTATAATAATGGTAATGAATGA